A genomic region of Exiguobacterium sp. Helios contains the following coding sequences:
- a CDS encoding aldo/keto reductase — translation MEFVTLNNGVVMPQLGYGVFKVPEQEVYEAVREALRVGYRSIDTAMIYENEAGVGRALKDSGIPREDIFLTTKVWNKDQGYERTLAAFETSLQKLGVDYVDLYLIHWPMPDEDLYMDTWRALEQLYRDGKTKAIGVSNFHIPHLTRVLEEGTVVPAVNQIELHPFLSQEAIRAFCQKNGIVVEAWSPLMKGRDALTDPVITDIAARHGKTPAQVVLRWHLQHDIIAIPKSVTPSRIQENLDIFDFVLSPDDMRQIDQLNRNERTGSNPDDMHKK, via the coding sequence ATGGAATTCGTTACGTTGAACAATGGGGTGGTCATGCCGCAACTCGGATACGGTGTGTTTAAAGTCCCGGAACAGGAAGTGTATGAAGCGGTGCGGGAAGCTTTACGGGTCGGCTACCGTTCCATTGATACGGCAATGATTTATGAAAACGAGGCCGGTGTCGGTCGCGCCTTAAAGGATTCGGGGATTCCACGGGAAGATATCTTTTTGACGACAAAGGTTTGGAATAAGGATCAAGGTTATGAACGGACACTGGCCGCGTTTGAAACCAGTCTCCAAAAGCTCGGGGTTGATTACGTTGATTTATACTTAATTCATTGGCCGATGCCGGACGAGGATTTGTATATGGATACGTGGCGTGCTTTAGAACAGCTGTATCGAGATGGCAAAACAAAAGCGATCGGAGTATCGAATTTCCACATTCCGCATTTAACACGGGTATTGGAAGAAGGAACCGTCGTCCCTGCCGTCAATCAAATCGAACTGCATCCGTTCTTAAGTCAGGAAGCGATTCGCGCATTTTGCCAAAAGAACGGGATTGTCGTCGAAGCCTGGAGCCCGTTGATGAAGGGACGCGATGCCTTAACAGACCCGGTCATCACAGACATCGCGGCACGTCACGGTAAGACACCTGCTCAAGTCGTTCTCCGTTGGCATCTTCAGCATGACATCATCGCGATCCCGAAATCCGTCACACCAAGCCGGATTCAGGAAAACTTGGACATCTTTGATTTTGTGTTATCACCGGATGACATGCGACAAATCGATCAGCTCAATCGGAATGAGCGGACCGGCTCGAATCCGGACGACATGCATAAAAAATAA
- a CDS encoding DNA polymerase, whose protein sequence is MNPTISFPDRRIFCVDSVSFYASCECRYRNLPPLTTKLAVVSDLHRSGSVILAASPALKQLGIKTASRLYQIEQLPSRERKQIVLVEPRMLAYMKTSIEVLDVLHQFAPPDAIRIYSIDENFIDMTGTERLFGSDVETAQKIQTAIWHQTGIPVRIGIGPNNVIAKLVLDLRGKREGIARCGYADVSRLLHDFPIRKMWGIGRMMEQNLLALGIETIGDLAAARVEDLHERFGVIGAELWHHAWGIDSSPTIINPLTLFQTTSDAKRTIGHGVTLMRDYYQYEQIRLVLSELAGDVAARVRFSNQVGWTVHLGVRYSRHVTRDGFSKQLRLPYPTADERLLLRYVLQLFEPNWLDGEPVRFLSVALGQLTPDQGTLQLSLFEDNTKVWRRKRLLKAIDHVNLRYGKGTIRLAVSFLDTSVAKRRLRFVGGHPGGDLHDTLP, encoded by the coding sequence ATGAACCCGACTATCTCTTTTCCCGATCGACGCATCTTTTGTGTCGACAGTGTCTCCTTCTATGCCAGTTGCGAATGCCGTTACCGAAACCTTCCTCCTTTGACGACGAAACTCGCTGTCGTATCAGACCTTCATCGATCCGGATCCGTTATTCTTGCGGCCAGTCCCGCCTTAAAACAACTTGGCATTAAGACAGCTAGTCGTCTTTATCAAATTGAGCAGCTGCCTTCTCGTGAGCGGAAACAGATTGTGCTCGTCGAACCGCGGATGCTGGCATACATGAAAACATCAATCGAAGTACTGGATGTCTTGCATCAGTTTGCACCTCCCGACGCGATCCGGATCTATTCGATTGACGAAAACTTTATCGATATGACCGGAACGGAACGGCTTTTTGGCTCAGATGTTGAAACGGCTCAAAAAATCCAGACGGCGATTTGGCATCAGACCGGCATTCCGGTCCGGATCGGGATTGGTCCGAACAATGTCATCGCAAAACTGGTCCTTGATTTACGTGGAAAACGTGAAGGCATCGCACGATGCGGATATGCGGATGTTTCCCGGTTGCTGCACGATTTTCCGATTCGTAAAATGTGGGGCATCGGACGGATGATGGAACAGAATTTGCTGGCGCTTGGTATCGAAACGATTGGTGACCTGGCAGCAGCACGGGTGGAAGATCTGCACGAACGGTTCGGCGTAATCGGGGCAGAACTTTGGCATCACGCCTGGGGAATTGACAGTTCTCCGACGATCATCAATCCCCTGACTTTATTTCAGACCACATCCGATGCCAAACGAACGATCGGCCATGGAGTGACCTTGATGCGTGACTATTACCAGTACGAACAGATTCGTTTAGTCCTCTCCGAATTAGCAGGTGATGTCGCGGCACGGGTCCGTTTTTCTAATCAAGTCGGTTGGACGGTGCATCTCGGCGTTCGCTACTCCCGCCATGTCACCCGGGATGGCTTTTCGAAACAGCTCCGCCTGCCTTATCCGACAGCCGATGAACGGCTGTTGTTGCGTTACGTCCTCCAATTGTTCGAACCGAATTGGCTCGACGGTGAACCGGTTCGCTTTCTATCGGTCGCCCTCGGACAACTCACCCCGGATCAAGGAACACTTCAATTGTCCTTGTTTGAGGACAATACAAAGGTCTGGCGCAGAAAACGGTTATTAAAAGCCATCGACCATGTCAATTTACGTTACGGAAAAGGAACGATCCGGCTGGCGGTGTCTTTCCTCGATACAAGTGTCGCGAAACGCCGGCTCCGATTCGTCGGCGGACATCCGGGAGGTGATTTACATGACACGTTACCGTGA
- a CDS encoding pentapeptide repeat-containing protein, which translates to MKKQIIQLPELPHQLTAETFEDVEIDDPYLYQTLYEKETLPVELTERLDVNQVCFRNVSFAGLVFERASFENVRFEQCDLTGCQFQDSRFHRIVFEDCRLTGIHFESNTIDHVTIKNCQANYAQVIRTALRHVALEQTTMRESHFFEMKPTDFRLHEVDLSESQWVETALKGLDLRHADLSGITIDPRFLPGAVVTESQAITFARLLGLVIPSHD; encoded by the coding sequence GTGAAAAAACAAATCATTCAATTACCCGAGTTACCGCATCAATTGACAGCAGAAACCTTTGAGGATGTCGAAATCGATGACCCGTATCTGTACCAAACGCTGTATGAAAAAGAGACATTACCGGTCGAGCTGACAGAACGGCTGGACGTCAATCAAGTCTGTTTTCGGAACGTCTCGTTTGCAGGACTGGTTTTTGAACGGGCTTCATTTGAAAATGTCCGGTTTGAACAATGTGACTTGACGGGCTGCCAGTTTCAGGACAGTCGTTTTCACCGGATCGTCTTTGAGGATTGTCGTCTGACCGGGATTCACTTTGAGTCCAATACAATCGATCATGTGACGATCAAAAACTGTCAGGCTAATTATGCTCAAGTTATCCGGACAGCGTTACGTCACGTCGCACTGGAGCAGACGACGATGCGGGAAAGCCATTTCTTTGAAATGAAGCCAACCGATTTCCGTCTGCATGAAGTTGATTTATCGGAAAGCCAATGGGTCGAGACGGCGTTAAAAGGACTCGATCTGCGGCATGCCGATCTGTCCGGAATCACGATTGATCCACGCTTCTTACCGGGTGCCGTCGTTACGGAAAGCCAGGCCATCACATTTGCCCGTTTACTCGGACTCGTCATTCCAAGTCACGATTAA
- a CDS encoding EAL domain-containing protein codes for MWHPCAECTTTIRFIEAGSLHIQSPAPEVFSYSSFEQLEQILSSTLQIGDFPVSCRANGSRLVTPVLAASVLLEQLKSRQAIDFIQNGIMTSHLQPIFNIQDNSLFANEALLRAADQTIPMSPGLLFSTASKMGLHSRLDQRAREEAIRATHLVGGTQKTFINFLPSTIYNPEYCLRHTFEIVERYNVDPSRLVFEVVETEKIEDVNHLKHVFEQYKKQGIQVALDDVGAGFSTLDMLSLLQPDYVKIDRAFISNCDTVTENEAFLRKARHLTKEMGIQILAEGIERQEELDLCRELGFDLGQGYLLGRPAPYSELAKAQ; via the coding sequence ATGTGGCATCCTTGCGCCGAATGTACAACAACAATCCGTTTTATCGAGGCCGGTTCTTTACATATTCAATCGCCTGCGCCAGAAGTATTTTCTTACAGTTCATTTGAGCAGTTGGAACAAATCCTTAGCTCTACGTTACAGATTGGGGATTTTCCGGTTTCCTGCCGGGCGAACGGATCACGTCTCGTGACACCTGTACTTGCAGCTTCTGTTTTGCTCGAACAGTTGAAGAGCCGACAAGCCATTGATTTCATTCAAAACGGCATCATGACGAGTCATCTGCAACCAATCTTCAACATTCAAGACAACTCACTTTTTGCGAATGAAGCGTTGCTTCGGGCCGCTGACCAAACGATTCCGATGTCCCCGGGTCTGCTCTTTTCGACCGCTTCCAAAATGGGGCTTCATTCCCGACTCGATCAACGGGCGCGTGAAGAAGCGATTCGGGCAACACATCTGGTCGGTGGAACGCAAAAAACCTTTATTAACTTCCTCCCTTCGACCATCTACAATCCGGAGTACTGCCTGCGTCATACGTTCGAAATCGTCGAACGGTATAACGTGGATCCAAGCCGGCTCGTGTTCGAAGTCGTCGAGACGGAAAAAATCGAAGACGTCAATCACTTGAAACATGTCTTCGAACAATATAAAAAACAAGGCATCCAAGTAGCACTCGATGATGTCGGTGCCGGCTTCTCGACGCTTGATATGTTGTCGTTACTCCAACCGGATTATGTCAAAATTGATCGTGCCTTCATCTCAAACTGTGACACTGTAACAGAAAATGAAGCCTTTTTACGAAAAGCGCGTCATTTAACAAAAGAGATGGGGATTCAGATTCTTGCGGAAGGCATCGAACGTCAGGAAGAACTCGATCTCTGCCGCGAACTTGGATTTGATCTCGGACAAGGTTATCTGCTCGGCCGTCCCGCACCGTACTCAGAACTGGCAAAAGCACAGTAA
- a CDS encoding ZIP family metal transporter — protein MMEWFTGLPVVMQALLAGMMTWGLTALGAALVFVFTTIEKRVMNMMLGFAAGVMIAASFWSLLAPAIEFTEKDGGIAWLPAAIGFLAGGFFVRLLDFVTPHLHLSAPLETAEGPSTGLKKTTLLFLAITLHNIPEGLAIGVAFGAAALNMDGATVAGALTLALGIGIQNMPEGAALSIPLRGEGMSRRRAFNYGQLSAIVEPIAAMVGAAAVFFIQPLLPYALAFAAGAMIFVVVEELIPESQAENGSDLATLGLMVGFTVMMILDVALG, from the coding sequence ATGATGGAATGGTTTACCGGACTTCCGGTCGTCATGCAAGCCCTGCTTGCCGGTATGATGACCTGGGGATTGACGGCACTCGGGGCCGCACTTGTCTTCGTCTTTACGACGATTGAAAAACGGGTCATGAATATGATGCTCGGCTTTGCAGCCGGTGTCATGATTGCGGCGTCGTTTTGGTCCTTGCTTGCCCCGGCAATTGAATTTACGGAAAAAGATGGTGGGATTGCCTGGTTGCCGGCCGCAATCGGTTTTCTGGCAGGCGGTTTTTTTGTCCGCCTCCTGGATTTTGTAACTCCCCATCTGCACTTATCCGCTCCGCTCGAAACCGCTGAAGGTCCTTCGACCGGTCTGAAAAAAACAACGTTGCTGTTTCTCGCGATTACGCTCCACAATATCCCGGAAGGACTCGCGATCGGTGTCGCTTTCGGTGCCGCCGCACTGAACATGGATGGTGCGACCGTTGCCGGTGCCTTGACACTGGCACTTGGAATCGGGATTCAAAACATGCCGGAAGGGGCTGCTTTGTCGATTCCGCTTCGCGGAGAAGGCATGTCACGTCGGCGGGCTTTTAACTACGGACAATTGTCGGCGATCGTCGAACCGATTGCCGCTATGGTCGGAGCTGCTGCCGTCTTCTTTATTCAACCGCTCTTGCCGTATGCTTTGGCGTTTGCCGCCGGCGCAATGATTTTCGTCGTCGTCGAAGAATTGATTCCCGAATCACAGGCTGAAAACGGATCAGACTTGGCAACACTTGGTCTGATGGTCGGTTTCACTGTTATGATGATTCTTGACGTCGCACTTGGATGA
- a CDS encoding DUF1294 domain-containing protein, with protein sequence MTIFSGIVVFYGIMTVIGFVSMWRDKRQAQQHEWRTPEATLLTIAFLGGALGTLLAMQLVRHKTRTAKFQLFVPLAILLHATLWILWIRS encoded by the coding sequence ATGACTATTTTTTCAGGTATCGTTGTATTTTACGGCATCATGACCGTCATTGGATTTGTTTCAATGTGGCGGGATAAACGCCAAGCGCAGCAACACGAATGGCGGACGCCGGAAGCCACCTTGTTGACAATTGCTTTTTTAGGCGGCGCTCTCGGGACGCTTTTGGCAATGCAACTCGTCCGGCATAAAACACGGACCGCCAAATTCCAACTCTTTGTACCGTTAGCAATTTTACTTCATGCTACGCTTTGGATTTTGTGGATTCGATCGTAA
- a CDS encoding YgcG family protein, translated as MIWRRTRLLFTAFLVFFLLTPTAEAVSERTGAAFFIQDDAQLLTASEEAELARLGQELEQYTTAQVVLKTVPDLKGQDLSTYANETFRAQGIGQAGKDNGILVVVAPNEKDRNFRIEVGYKLEGILTDITAGRILDKYAVPYRDQGEYGKAASETYKAVVSVVSKEQSLESQDPVKKSADDGLSTWAKVLIGAGLVLLLFLDMKFTGGMFFFAIINIFSAIMRGGGGGGGSRGGGGSSGGGGAER; from the coding sequence ATGATTTGGCGACGAACGCGACTGCTTTTTACCGCGTTCCTCGTCTTCTTCCTTCTGACTCCGACTGCCGAAGCCGTGTCAGAACGCACGGGCGCAGCATTCTTCATTCAGGATGATGCACAGCTGCTGACCGCGTCGGAAGAAGCGGAACTCGCTCGTCTCGGGCAAGAACTCGAACAATATACAACGGCACAGGTCGTGCTCAAGACTGTGCCGGATTTAAAAGGACAAGATCTAAGCACGTATGCCAATGAAACGTTCCGGGCTCAAGGTATTGGACAGGCCGGAAAAGATAACGGAATTCTCGTTGTCGTGGCACCAAACGAAAAAGACCGGAACTTCCGGATCGAAGTCGGCTATAAGCTCGAAGGCATTCTGACCGACATCACAGCCGGACGCATCCTCGACAAGTACGCTGTTCCCTATCGTGATCAAGGCGAGTATGGTAAAGCAGCGTCCGAAACATATAAAGCGGTCGTCAGTGTCGTTTCGAAAGAACAATCGCTTGAATCGCAGGATCCGGTTAAGAAAAGTGCGGACGACGGTTTGAGTACATGGGCAAAAGTCCTGATTGGCGCAGGTCTCGTTCTCTTGTTATTCCTCGATATGAAGTTCACCGGCGGGATGTTCTTTTTTGCCATCATCAACATCTTTTCCGCTATCATGCGTGGTGGTGGAGGCGGTGGCGGCAGCCGGGGCGGTGGCGGCAGTTCCGGCGGCGGCGGTGCGGAAAGGTAA
- a CDS encoding heavy metal translocating P-type ATPase: MEAKTERLQITGIDCANCAAKVERGVANVTGIEQADLDFAGQKLYLTYEKDVAYDETYQAVIERIQQLEPDVQVIRTASAEAVDPHQQVGHDHSHPHDHGPFLNRTKKIQYSIGMISFIGAFFVPGSIDLLFFTIAYFLIGWDVLRTAVRNIRQGQVFDENFLMVIATAGAFLIGEYPEAVAVMLFYQVGEFFQHRAVDQSRKSIAALMDIRPDIATLEDGRRVSPEQVNIGQRIIVRAGEKIPLDGTVLEGEAFIDTTALTGESVPRRVRPTEPILAGTINTDGHLLIQVDRRYSESTVAKILDLVENASRHKAPTEKFITRFARIYTPIVVVIATLLAIVPPLVVTGAAWNDWIYRALVFLVISCPCALVISIPLGFFSGIGVASKRGILVKGGNHLEALQQLDTVVFDKTGTLTEGVFEVVELKAVHGSEDELLRVAATVEQHSNHPIAKSIQRMYALHGSIPTAVQDYQEVAGSGVAGRFGTDQIQAGNARWFKELGLMPLDQTEDGTYVHVARNDSYLGYIRIADRIKDTTIEALRELKTLGIRQTIMLTGDRRETAERIGQQIGITQVKAELLPHQKVEQLEAILDQAKGRVAFVGDGINDAPVLTRADVGIAMGGLGSDVAIEAADVVLMTDEPKQLVEAIRIARSTRRIVYQNITFALGIKGIFLLLGAFGVATMWEAVFADVGVTVLAVLNAMRILRK; this comes from the coding sequence ATGGAAGCAAAAACAGAACGTCTTCAGATTACAGGAATCGATTGTGCGAACTGCGCGGCAAAAGTGGAGCGGGGTGTTGCGAACGTAACAGGCATTGAACAGGCAGATTTGGATTTTGCCGGTCAGAAACTTTATCTGACGTATGAAAAGGACGTTGCATACGACGAGACGTATCAGGCAGTCATTGAACGGATTCAGCAGCTCGAACCGGATGTACAAGTGATACGGACAGCATCCGCAGAAGCAGTTGATCCGCATCAACAGGTGGGACATGACCATAGTCATCCGCACGATCACGGTCCATTTTTAAATCGTACGAAAAAAATACAATATAGTATCGGGATGATATCCTTCATCGGTGCCTTTTTTGTTCCGGGATCAATTGACCTTCTATTTTTTACGATTGCCTACTTTTTAATCGGTTGGGATGTCCTTCGAACCGCTGTAAGAAATATCCGGCAAGGTCAAGTGTTTGATGAGAACTTTTTAATGGTCATTGCGACGGCTGGTGCTTTTTTAATCGGAGAATATCCGGAAGCCGTCGCTGTGATGCTGTTTTATCAAGTCGGTGAGTTTTTCCAACACCGTGCCGTCGATCAGTCGCGTAAATCGATTGCCGCGTTGATGGACATCCGGCCGGATATCGCGACGCTTGAGGATGGCCGGCGTGTGAGTCCGGAACAGGTGAACATCGGTCAACGGATTATTGTCCGGGCAGGGGAGAAGATTCCACTGGATGGGACTGTTCTTGAAGGGGAAGCGTTCATCGATACGACGGCATTGACCGGTGAATCGGTCCCGCGGCGTGTCCGTCCGACCGAGCCGATTTTAGCCGGGACGATTAATACCGATGGTCATCTGTTGATTCAGGTCGATCGACGATACAGTGAGTCGACCGTCGCTAAAATTCTGGATTTAGTCGAAAATGCGTCACGCCATAAAGCACCGACGGAAAAATTCATTACACGATTTGCACGGATTTATACACCGATTGTCGTCGTGATTGCAACACTTCTTGCCATCGTGCCGCCACTCGTTGTGACGGGAGCAGCTTGGAACGACTGGATTTACCGGGCACTTGTGTTCCTTGTCATCAGTTGTCCCTGTGCGCTCGTGATTTCAATCCCGCTCGGCTTCTTTAGTGGAATCGGTGTTGCTTCGAAACGCGGTATTCTTGTCAAAGGCGGAAATCATCTCGAAGCGTTACAACAACTCGATACGGTCGTCTTCGATAAAACGGGAACGTTGACGGAAGGTGTGTTTGAAGTCGTCGAACTGAAAGCCGTGCATGGATCGGAAGACGAACTGCTTCGCGTCGCAGCGACCGTTGAGCAACACTCGAATCATCCAATCGCAAAATCGATTCAACGGATGTATGCCCTGCATGGTTCTATTCCGACCGCTGTTCAAGACTATCAGGAAGTAGCCGGTTCCGGCGTCGCCGGACGGTTCGGCACGGATCAGATTCAGGCGGGAAATGCCCGGTGGTTCAAAGAACTCGGCTTGATGCCGCTCGATCAGACCGAAGACGGGACTTATGTGCATGTTGCCCGAAACGACAGCTACCTTGGATATATCCGGATTGCCGACCGTATTAAAGATACGACGATAGAAGCATTACGCGAACTAAAAACACTCGGGATTCGCCAGACAATCATGTTGACCGGAGACCGGCGGGAAACGGCGGAACGGATCGGGCAGCAAATCGGGATAACGCAAGTAAAGGCAGAACTGTTGCCACATCAAAAAGTGGAACAACTCGAAGCGATCTTAGATCAAGCAAAGGGACGGGTCGCGTTTGTCGGGGACGGAATTAATGATGCTCCCGTATTGACGCGGGCGGATGTCGGGATTGCGATGGGTGGACTTGGAAGTGACGTCGCGATTGAAGCAGCGGATGTCGTCCTGATGACGGATGAACCGAAACAACTGGTCGAAGCGATTCGGATTGCCCGGTCGACACGCCGGATCGTCTATCAGAACATTACGTTTGCATTAGGTATCAAAGGGATTTTCTTATTGCTTGGTGCCTTTGGTGTTGCGACGATGTGGGAAGCCGTTTTTGCCGATGTCGGTGTGACAGTCCTCGCTGTCCTAAATGCGATGCGGATTTTACGAAAATAA
- a CDS encoding iron-containing alcohol dehydrogenase family protein codes for MIRQAVLQYIHEEQAVDRLSELLRGRKAVLIHGEQALKSSEQYLPELPKLLFSGHCTDQQVIELTEQCAAYEMIIALGGGSVIDTAKQVAVKRNCPLIVIPTIVSNCAPWTPLSVMYDERGRYLRFDTIPVVIEALLLDHRILAASPYDYFVAGLVDTLAKWYEARALSGSTSDHPVVESALRMAEHCKRLILQTPISPKQFQEYSSPIQHLVETVIPLAGSVGGFGDEATRGAIGHGVHNALSPFPSTNRILHGSKVGYGLLIQELLLGETVSYTELREYLIENKQPTTSTNLGLTEAERADLAQRIGQEPLCQLIATDWSKATVLSALMKNDREAVLIS; via the coding sequence ATGATTCGTCAAGCCGTTTTACAATACATACACGAAGAACAAGCCGTCGATCGGCTTTCAGAACTGTTACGGGGGAGAAAAGCGGTGCTGATTCACGGTGAACAGGCATTAAAATCGTCCGAACAGTATTTGCCGGAATTGCCGAAGCTGCTGTTTTCCGGACATTGTACAGATCAGCAGGTAATAGAGCTTACAGAACAATGTGCCGCGTACGAAATGATCATCGCTCTTGGCGGCGGGTCCGTCATTGATACGGCCAAACAAGTGGCCGTCAAACGAAATTGCCCGTTGATTGTCATTCCGACGATCGTCTCGAACTGTGCCCCGTGGACACCCCTTAGTGTCATGTATGATGAACGGGGTCGGTACCTTCGTTTTGACACGATTCCTGTCGTCATTGAAGCATTATTGCTCGACCATCGGATTTTAGCAGCCAGTCCATATGATTATTTTGTTGCCGGACTGGTCGATACATTAGCGAAATGGTACGAAGCCCGGGCGCTGAGCGGATCGACTTCTGACCATCCTGTCGTCGAATCGGCCTTACGGATGGCAGAACACTGTAAACGATTAATTTTGCAGACACCGATCAGTCCAAAACAATTTCAGGAGTATTCGTCCCCGATTCAACATCTGGTGGAGACGGTCATTCCGCTTGCCGGAAGTGTCGGTGGATTCGGTGACGAAGCAACACGTGGGGCGATTGGTCACGGTGTTCATAATGCGTTATCTCCGTTCCCGTCGACGAACCGGATTTTACACGGAAGTAAAGTCGGTTACGGCTTGTTGATTCAGGAGTTATTGTTAGGTGAAACAGTGTCCTATACAGAGTTGCGAGAGTATTTGATTGAAAACAAACAACCGACGACGAGTACAAATCTAGGATTGACGGAAGCGGAGCGAGCCGACTTGGCGCAACGAATTGGTCAGGAACCGCTCTGTCAACTGATTGCGACGGATTGGTCGAAGGCGACCGTTCTTTCGGCCTTAATGAAAAATGACCGGGAAGCAGTACTCATATCTTGA
- a CDS encoding YolD-like family protein: MTRYRDRGNLKWLPFLMPEHIQLLKAYYLEKHHIDFPVIDEQLQYPWHFLLEQSLIEGTELEITYYSERGYVTTSGFIEQVHRERAYLVLRGSSRIEIPLGRIIRIENG, encoded by the coding sequence ATGACACGTTACCGTGACCGCGGAAATCTCAAGTGGCTTCCCTTTTTGATGCCGGAACACATCCAGTTGCTTAAAGCCTATTATCTTGAAAAACATCACATCGATTTTCCTGTCATCGATGAACAACTGCAGTATCCTTGGCATTTTTTACTCGAACAATCATTAATAGAAGGAACCGAGCTCGAAATCACGTATTATAGTGAAAGAGGCTATGTCACGACATCCGGATTCATCGAGCAGGTTCACCGTGAGCGCGCGTACCTTGTTTTGCGCGGGTCCTCACGGATTGAAATTCCGCTCGGACGAATCATCCGGATCGAAAACGGGTAG
- a CDS encoding LemA family protein, translating to MARRNRGGSKLPLIIGIAVVVLIAFLAIGQYNSLVNVEEDVSNKWSQVDNQIKRRADLIPNLVETVKGVAGQEQKVYGDIAEAQAGLARAASTEQRIEADQQVTSSLRGLIALQTTYPDLKSSERFQSLMDTLEGTENRLGIARKDYNDAVTVYNKKRRSFPTSLYASAFGFEKKPYYEISESDRENPTVDFNSDSK from the coding sequence ATGGCTCGTAGAAATCGTGGAGGTTCCAAGTTACCTCTCATCATCGGGATTGCGGTCGTCGTCCTCATTGCATTTTTAGCAATCGGACAATACAACAGTCTCGTCAATGTGGAAGAAGATGTTTCAAATAAGTGGTCGCAAGTCGATAATCAAATCAAACGCCGGGCGGATTTAATTCCGAATCTCGTCGAAACCGTCAAAGGTGTCGCCGGTCAGGAACAAAAAGTGTATGGTGATATCGCTGAAGCACAAGCCGGCTTAGCACGTGCTGCTTCAACAGAACAACGGATTGAAGCCGATCAACAGGTCACATCTTCGCTTCGTGGATTAATCGCGTTGCAAACGACATATCCGGACTTAAAATCAAGCGAACGGTTCCAATCGTTGATGGATACACTCGAAGGAACGGAAAATCGTCTGGGTATTGCCCGTAAAGATTATAATGATGCTGTGACAGTCTATAACAAAAAACGTCGCAGTTTCCCAACTTCGCTTTATGCTTCGGCATTTGGTTTCGAGAAAAAACCATATTATGAAATCTCCGAAAGTGACCGTGAAAATCCGACGGTCGACTTCAATAGTGACTCGAAATGA
- a CDS encoding undecaprenyl-diphosphate phosphatase: MTIIELLKALLLGFVEGMTEFAPVSSTGHMIIVDDMWLQTSEFLTQYSANTFKIVIQLGSILAVIVVFWKRLFSLIGLYKIEGEHDATGTHKLKLRHVLIGLLPAAVLGLLFEDFIDENLFSIDTVIIGLATGAILMIAADKFGPKEPKTTTLDQISYRQAALVGLFQCISLWPGFSRSGSTISGGVFLGMNHRTAADFTFIMAVPIMFGASALSLVKNWQYIEMAHLSFYIVGFIASFGFALLSIRFFLKLINKIKLVPFAIYRLVLAAILAVIVYM, translated from the coding sequence ATGACTATCATTGAATTACTTAAAGCACTTTTACTCGGTTTCGTCGAAGGAATGACGGAATTCGCCCCTGTCTCCTCGACCGGACATATGATCATCGTCGATGATATGTGGCTGCAGACTTCAGAGTTCTTAACTCAGTACTCCGCGAATACATTTAAGATTGTCATCCAGCTCGGTTCGATTTTAGCCGTCATCGTCGTCTTTTGGAAACGGTTGTTCAGCCTGATTGGTCTCTACAAGATCGAAGGCGAACATGATGCAACCGGTACTCACAAGTTAAAATTACGTCACGTCCTGATTGGTCTACTTCCGGCGGCTGTTCTCGGTCTGTTGTTTGAAGACTTCATCGATGAGAACCTCTTCTCGATTGATACCGTCATCATCGGTCTTGCAACCGGCGCCATCTTGATGATTGCCGCCGACAAATTCGGACCAAAAGAACCGAAAACAACGACGCTTGATCAGATTTCGTACCGCCAGGCTGCACTTGTCGGTCTATTCCAATGTATCTCGCTTTGGCCGGGCTTCTCACGGTCGGGTTCGACGATTTCCGGAGGGGTTTTCCTCGGGATGAATCACCGGACGGCAGCAGACTTTACGTTCATCATGGCTGTTCCGATCATGTTTGGTGCAAGTGCCCTGTCACTCGTTAAAAATTGGCAGTACATCGAAATGGCACACCTCAGCTTTTACATCGTCGGTTTCATCGCTTCGTTCGGTTTTGCGTTACTGTCGATTCGTTTCTTCCTGAAACTGATCAACAAAATCAAACTCGTTCCGTTTGCGATTTACCGCCTTGTCCTGGCAGCCATTCTTGCGGTCATCGTCTACATGTAA